The Natrinema salaciae genome includes a window with the following:
- a CDS encoding HalOD1 output domain-containing protein yields MTSTDQKNQPLPSTQIVEEVAGMKEVATTELSPLYETIDAEALDTLLQSVTGREVGAFRIQFQYEGYTVAVDSGGGINVNEDGR; encoded by the coding sequence ATGACGAGCACCGACCAAAAGAACCAGCCCCTTCCAAGTACACAAATCGTCGAAGAAGTGGCAGGCATGAAAGAGGTCGCCACTACTGAGTTATCACCGCTTTATGAAACGATCGATGCAGAGGCCCTTGACACATTGTTACAGTCAGTCACGGGCCGAGAAGTGGGAGCGTTCCGTATTCAGTTCCAGTATGAAGGATACACCGTCGCTGTAGACAGTGGTGGCGGCATAAACGTGAACGAAGACGGCCGCTGA
- a CDS encoding transcription initiation factor IIB family protein: protein MHSARDRIEYEPWLEELEAAAERLELSTEARSCAVDLFLADVPASDRSKRAVLAASLYAGSLVAGDGRTQGAVAEAADVSRLSIQSRWKELLEDAGLEPPRW from the coding sequence ATGCACAGCGCCCGGGATCGCATCGAGTACGAACCGTGGCTCGAGGAACTCGAGGCCGCCGCGGAGCGGCTGGAACTCTCGACGGAGGCGCGATCGTGTGCGGTCGATCTCTTCCTCGCCGACGTCCCTGCGTCCGATCGCTCGAAGCGGGCGGTGCTGGCGGCCAGCCTCTACGCCGGCTCGCTCGTCGCCGGTGACGGCCGCACGCAGGGTGCGGTAGCCGAGGCTGCGGACGTCTCTCGGCTCTCGATCCAGTCCCGATGGAAGGAGTTGCTCGAGGACGCCGGGCTCGAGCCGCCCCGTTGGTAG